A region from the Cannabis sativa cultivar Pink pepper isolate KNU-18-1 chromosome 9, ASM2916894v1, whole genome shotgun sequence genome encodes:
- the LOC133031416 gene encoding uncharacterized protein LOC133031416 produces MTIMQNNHMPITYWRAWKGKKIANNLLRGSPKLSFPNLPAYLYMGRKMNPGTITHLEVDEESKFKYVFIAYATCIKGFRCMRKIIVVDGTWLKSRYKGVILIAMAQDGNFHQYPIAWGVVDSENDASWSWFLTKLHHLIPDESEWVLISDRHQSIINWLSNIYKKSQHGHCRWHLSQNIKANVRVKGVIKLFDETANAHKVSEFNQLYDELKNRYPRVVNYLEESNVPLSKWARSHFTGCRYNIMTTNGAEFINAVMKQPREYSIIALLEAMQAKVSKWFNNRRKVVAVGFYNIIRKRFKKALEMNVKQLNRFEYEIIATYEQTRIEIYDLCSNYYKLETWALAYVDTIYLVPQLKDWDIDEVELLPKVFPPNVPIKCGRRKRIKSHLLEMAKNGLKGVGYVESLVTPRRHAP; encoded by the exons ATGACAATTATGCAAAACAATCACATGCCAATAACATATTGGAGAGCTTGGAAAGGGAAAAAGATTGCAAACAACCTTCTTAGAGGTTCACCTAAATTAAGTTTTCCAAATCTTCCAGCTTACTTGTACATGGGTCGAAAGATGAACCCAGGCACGATCACACATTTGGAGGTGGATGAAGAATCTAAATTCAAATATGTTTTTATAGCATATGCGACATGCATTAAAGGATTTCGTTGTATGAGAAAGATTATTGTGGTGGATGGAACTTGGTTAAAGAGTAGGTACAAAGGAGTAATACTCATTGCAATGGCACAAGATGGTAATTTTCATCAATATCCTATTGCTTGGGGTGTGGTTGATTCAGAGAATGATGCTTCGTGGTCATGGTTTCTCACAAAGTTACATCACCTTATACCGGATGAGAGTGAATGGGTCTTAATTtcagataggcatcaaagcatcatCAATTGGTTGTCAAATATTTATAAGAAATCACAACATGGGCACTGTAGGTGGCATTTATCTCAAAATATTAAAGCAAATGTTAGAGTTAAAGGTGTCATAAAATTATTCGATGAAACTGCTAATGCCCATAAAGTTTCTGAGTTCAACCAACTTTATGATGAATTGAAGAATAGATATCCTAGAGTTGTGAATTATCTTGAAGAGTCAAATGTACCACTTAGCAAATGGGCAAGATCTCACTTTACAGGTTGTCGCTATAATATTATGACTACGAACGGTGCTGAATTTATTAATGCAGTAATGAAACAACCAAGAGAGTATTCTATAATTGCATTGTTGGAGGCTATGCAAGCAAAAGTCTCTAAATGGTTCAACAACCGTCGTAAAGTTgtggctgttgggtttt ATAATATCATTCGGAAAAGATTCAAGAAAGCATTGGAAATGAATGTCAAGCAGCTTAATCGATTTGAGTACGAAATTATTG CAACATATGAACAAACTAGAATAGAAATATATGATTTGTGCTCCAATTATTATAAGTTGGAAACTTGGGCGTTGGCTTATGTTGATACAATTTATCTAGTGCCTCAATTAAAAGATTGGGATATCGATGAAGTTGAATTACTTCCGAAGGTTTTTCCTCCAAATGTCCCAATCAAGTGTGGTAGAAGAAAACGAATAAAATCCCATCTATTGGAAATGGcaaaaaatggattaaaaggtGTGGGTTATGTGGAAAGTCTGGTCACTCCAAGAAGACATGCTCCCTAA